From a region of the Nocardioides ginsengisegetis genome:
- a CDS encoding acetate--CoA ligase has protein sequence MTSAPAQPVAAVDVLLADGTIATIRRVVPSDHEGLLALHDHLAEENLRMRFFGLNRAAGHDYAEHLAAAVGSTEVLALVALVGGDLVAVASAEVMAEGTAEISFLVADSAHGLGLGTLLLEHLAAEARGRGILEFTADVLVDNHAMLRVLADCGFDLQRRTDTGVVTFHMGTAATERAVAAADAREAGAEARSLAPLLYPRSIAVVGVRRSGGGVGRAVLEEVADGGFTGEVYVVHPGGSGALPEVSGARVVPDLAAIGSPVDLVVVAVPAGRVLDVVRDAAHAGARSAVILTSGFGEAGSDGAQAQRELVAIARRHSMRLVGPNCLGVMTTDADVRLNATFTRGLPQPGGLAVASQSGGVGIGLLDLARESGAGLASFVSLGNKADVSGNDLLAAWMDDPRVSAAALYLESFGNARKFARIARRFAQRKPLLAVVGGRSTGGRRAGASHTAAAAAPTVGVDALFAQSGVIGCSSLEELADAARLLTSQPLPSGPRLAIVGNAGGLGVLAADSATAGALVVPELSPVLQESLTARMPGAAGLSNPIDLGAAASADGLLATTETVLASDEVDAVLVIVAATKVTDADGFLRALADARSGLVDKPLLLVALGGAAVPEDSSRAFAAFRSVEDATRALAHAASYAAWLDTPAVPAVVRTPGAGDRARPVVDAALAEAGTDGWLRPAQCRELLSAYGIDVLGGRVERRLSRILTAAHEIGYPVVLKAADPAVVHKTERGLVRPGLKAPDEVLEAAADLELKLGVPEPELLVQAQVPAGVEVAVGVVRDDGFGPLVMVAAGGVATDVWDDRVFLLPPLTAVDAARAVRRLRIWPLLAGHRGAKPVDVAALEALLQAVGQLAVEVPELAEMDLNPVIMSEAGAACVDVKVRLSPPARPADDGVPRKLRPAP, from the coding sequence ATGACCAGCGCGCCGGCACAACCCGTGGCGGCGGTCGACGTACTACTCGCGGACGGCACGATCGCGACCATTCGCCGCGTCGTTCCGTCGGACCACGAGGGGCTGCTCGCCCTGCACGACCACCTGGCCGAGGAGAACCTCCGGATGCGGTTCTTCGGACTCAACCGTGCGGCCGGCCACGACTACGCCGAGCACCTGGCCGCGGCGGTCGGCTCGACCGAGGTGCTCGCGCTCGTCGCCCTGGTGGGCGGCGACCTCGTCGCCGTGGCGAGCGCCGAGGTGATGGCCGAGGGCACCGCCGAGATCTCCTTCCTCGTGGCGGACTCCGCACACGGGCTCGGCCTCGGCACCCTCCTGCTCGAGCACCTGGCCGCCGAGGCGCGCGGCCGGGGGATCCTGGAGTTCACCGCCGACGTCCTCGTGGACAACCACGCCATGCTCCGCGTCCTGGCCGACTGCGGCTTCGACCTCCAGCGCCGGACCGACACGGGCGTCGTGACCTTCCACATGGGAACGGCCGCGACCGAGCGCGCGGTCGCCGCGGCCGACGCCCGCGAGGCCGGCGCCGAGGCGCGGTCGCTCGCCCCGCTCCTCTACCCCCGCAGCATCGCCGTGGTCGGCGTACGTCGCTCCGGCGGCGGCGTCGGGCGTGCGGTCCTGGAGGAGGTTGCCGACGGCGGCTTCACCGGCGAGGTGTACGTCGTCCACCCCGGCGGCTCGGGGGCGCTCCCCGAGGTCTCGGGAGCCCGGGTCGTCCCCGACCTGGCCGCGATCGGGAGCCCCGTCGACCTGGTCGTCGTGGCGGTCCCGGCCGGCCGGGTGCTGGACGTGGTCCGCGACGCGGCGCACGCGGGGGCCCGGTCCGCGGTGATCCTGACCTCCGGCTTCGGCGAGGCGGGCAGCGACGGGGCACAGGCCCAGCGCGAGCTCGTCGCCATCGCCCGCCGGCACAGCATGCGGCTCGTCGGCCCCAACTGCCTGGGCGTGATGACCACCGACGCCGACGTACGCCTCAACGCCACGTTCACGCGCGGCCTGCCCCAGCCCGGCGGCCTCGCGGTGGCGTCCCAGTCGGGCGGCGTCGGCATCGGGCTGCTCGACCTGGCCCGGGAGTCCGGCGCCGGTCTCGCCTCGTTCGTCTCCCTCGGCAACAAGGCCGACGTCTCCGGCAACGACCTGCTCGCGGCCTGGATGGACGACCCCCGCGTCAGTGCCGCTGCGCTCTACCTCGAGTCGTTCGGCAACGCCCGCAAGTTCGCCCGGATCGCCCGACGCTTCGCCCAGCGCAAGCCCCTCCTGGCCGTGGTGGGCGGGCGCTCCACCGGTGGGCGCCGGGCCGGTGCCTCCCACACCGCCGCCGCGGCAGCTCCCACGGTGGGTGTCGACGCGCTGTTCGCACAGTCCGGCGTGATCGGCTGCAGCAGCCTCGAGGAGCTCGCGGACGCGGCCCGGCTGCTGACCAGCCAGCCGCTGCCGTCCGGCCCCCGGCTGGCCATCGTCGGGAACGCCGGCGGACTGGGAGTCCTGGCTGCCGACTCGGCGACCGCCGGGGCGCTCGTCGTGCCCGAGCTCAGCCCGGTTCTCCAGGAGTCGCTCACCGCCCGGATGCCGGGCGCCGCAGGCCTGAGCAACCCGATCGACCTGGGCGCCGCGGCCAGCGCCGACGGCCTGCTCGCGACGACCGAGACCGTGCTGGCCTCCGACGAGGTGGACGCGGTGCTCGTCATCGTCGCCGCCACGAAGGTGACCGACGCGGACGGGTTCCTGCGCGCCCTCGCGGACGCGCGGTCCGGGCTGGTCGACAAGCCGCTCCTACTGGTGGCCCTGGGCGGCGCGGCGGTCCCCGAGGACTCGTCCCGTGCGTTCGCCGCCTTCCGGTCGGTCGAGGACGCCACCCGCGCCCTCGCCCACGCCGCGTCGTACGCCGCATGGCTGGACACGCCGGCCGTGCCCGCAGTCGTGCGGACCCCGGGTGCGGGGGACCGCGCCCGTCCGGTGGTCGACGCCGCGCTGGCAGAGGCCGGCACCGACGGGTGGCTGCGGCCCGCGCAGTGCCGCGAGCTGTTGTCGGCCTACGGGATCGACGTGCTCGGTGGCCGGGTCGAGCGGAGGCTGTCGCGGATCCTCACCGCCGCGCACGAGATCGGCTATCCGGTGGTGCTCAAGGCCGCCGACCCGGCGGTGGTGCACAAGACCGAGCGGGGCCTCGTCCGGCCCGGCCTCAAGGCTCCCGACGAGGTGCTCGAGGCCGCCGCCGACCTCGAGCTGAAGCTCGGCGTGCCCGAGCCCGAGCTGCTCGTCCAGGCCCAGGTGCCGGCCGGCGTCGAGGTCGCGGTCGGCGTGGTCCGCGACGACGGCTTCGGGCCGCTGGTGATGGTGGCCGCCGGGGGAGTGGCCACCGACGTGTGGGACGACCGCGTCTTCCTGCTGCCGCCGCTGACCGCGGTCGACGCGGCCCGTGCGGTCCGGCGGCTCCGGATCTGGCCGTTGCTGGCCGGCCACCGCGGCGCGAAGCCCGTGGACGTGGCGGCCCTGGAGGCGCTGCTGCAGGCCGTGGGCCAGCTGGCGGTCGAGGTGCCCGAGCTCGCGGAGATGGACCTCAACCCCGTCATCATGTCCGAGGCGGGGGCGGCCTGCGTCGACGTGAAGGTGCGCCTGTCGCCGCCGGCGCGCCCCGCCGACGACGGGGTGCCGCGCAAGCTGCGCCCCGCGCCCTGA
- a CDS encoding SRPBCC family protein — MIARQRAGAAGLAAGYLALQWLGRTYGTSREERRAAMPGDDLVGRPQIQVTHAITIPAPPARVWPWLAQVGWHRGGWYTARWVDVLLFPDNLPSADRVLDDFQQLEVGDLVPDGRPDTECFFVVRECEPGQRLVLQSTTHLPLSWRVRDRARINWTWSFVLTPEPGGGATRLVFRWRARTRPWWLTLGAHLLIVPADFVMSRDMLIGLRERAGERVDGPAATGRPALEGEASPARPSGYRRKGQR; from the coding sequence GTGATCGCCCGGCAGCGGGCCGGCGCCGCGGGCCTCGCGGCCGGCTACCTCGCGCTCCAGTGGCTGGGCCGCACCTACGGGACCTCCCGCGAGGAGCGCCGGGCGGCCATGCCCGGCGACGACCTCGTGGGCCGCCCGCAGATACAGGTCACCCACGCCATCACGATCCCGGCCCCGCCGGCCCGCGTCTGGCCGTGGCTGGCCCAGGTGGGCTGGCACCGCGGCGGCTGGTACACCGCCCGCTGGGTGGACGTGCTGCTGTTCCCCGACAACCTGCCGAGCGCGGACCGCGTGCTCGACGACTTCCAGCAGCTCGAGGTGGGAGACCTGGTCCCCGACGGCCGCCCGGACACCGAGTGCTTCTTCGTGGTGCGCGAGTGCGAGCCCGGGCAGCGGCTCGTCCTGCAGTCCACCACGCACCTGCCGCTGTCCTGGCGGGTCCGGGACAGGGCCCGCATCAACTGGACGTGGAGCTTTGTCCTGACCCCCGAGCCCGGCGGCGGGGCGACCCGACTGGTCTTCCGTTGGCGAGCCCGGACCCGTCCGTGGTGGTTGACCCTGGGGGCACACCTGCTGATCGTGCCCGCCGACTTCGTCATGTCCCGCGACATGCTCATCGGCCTCCGCGAGCGCGCGGGGGAGCGGGTCGATGGTCCCGCAGCCACGGGCCGCCCGGCTCTGGAGGGAGAGGCGTCGCCGGCGCGACCCTCGGGGTATCGACGAAAGGGACAGCGATGA
- a CDS encoding DUF5703 family protein: MSARDKARERARGVEWEFDRVTFSREFPRGVVTKLLVERAEHGGWELDRVHITPDGTRRVVLRRKIIRAVRTA; this comes from the coding sequence ATGAGCGCCCGCGACAAGGCCCGGGAGCGGGCCCGCGGGGTGGAGTGGGAGTTCGACCGGGTGACGTTCTCGCGGGAGTTCCCGCGCGGGGTGGTCACCAAGCTCCTCGTCGAGCGTGCCGAGCACGGCGGCTGGGAGCTCGACCGGGTGCACATCACGCCCGACGGCACCCGCCGCGTCGTGCTGCGCCGCAAGATCATCCGGGCTGTGCGGACGGCCTGA
- a CDS encoding pyridoxamine 5'-phosphate oxidase family protein, giving the protein MSTNERWFPGHLKELSEAECLEQLGEHHVGRVAYCDQDGPVVIPVNYVVEGRSVLLRLSPHATLASHLRSADASFQIDEFDDYTQSGWSVLLRGHATYVDVADHPAAADLIPWAEGQRSLLVRIAAREITGRRLLPA; this is encoded by the coding sequence ATGAGCACCAACGAACGATGGTTCCCCGGCCACCTCAAGGAGCTCTCGGAGGCCGAGTGCCTCGAGCAGCTGGGCGAGCACCACGTGGGCCGGGTCGCCTACTGCGACCAGGACGGCCCCGTCGTCATCCCGGTCAACTACGTCGTGGAGGGGCGCAGCGTCCTGCTGCGGCTCTCGCCCCACGCCACGCTCGCGTCGCACCTGCGCTCGGCCGACGCCTCCTTCCAGATCGACGAGTTCGACGACTACACACAGTCCGGGTGGAGCGTCCTGCTGCGCGGCCACGCGACGTACGTCGACGTCGCCGACCACCCGGCCGCCGCGGACCTGATCCCGTGGGCCGAGGGCCAGCGGAGCCTGCTGGTGCGGATCGCCGCCCGCGAGATCACCGGGCGCCGCCTGCTGCCGGCGTAG
- a CDS encoding SHOCT domain-containing protein translates to MDGFGMGGGGDGLTAVLLVLVWIVTAAAMFAAGYLTARHGAGSLTGRPQDDSVALLRRRLAAGEIDDEQYLRLLSTMESR, encoded by the coding sequence ATGGACGGATTCGGTATGGGTGGTGGAGGCGACGGCCTCACCGCCGTGCTGCTGGTGCTGGTGTGGATCGTGACGGCGGCGGCCATGTTCGCGGCCGGCTACCTGACCGCGCGGCACGGGGCCGGCAGTCTGACCGGACGACCCCAGGACGACTCGGTGGCCCTGCTGCGCCGACGACTGGCCGCCGGCGAGATCGACGACGAGCAGTACCTCCGCCTGCTCTCCACGATGGAGAGCCGATGA
- a CDS encoding dihydrofolate reductase family protein: MRTLTYAMNVTLDGYIAARGDDIGWGVPGAELHQWYNDRAREIGVSLYGRKLWEVMSAHWPTADQQPDADPIEVEFARIWQATPKVVFSSTLDEVSGNARLFAGDAVAEIARLKADDGAPMEIGGATLAGAAMRAGLIDDYQVVTHPVLVGGGTPFFSALDSWVNLRLVETRTFPDGVVLSHYESRR; this comes from the coding sequence GTGCGGACACTGACCTACGCGATGAACGTGACCCTGGACGGCTACATCGCCGCGCGCGGCGATGACATCGGCTGGGGGGTGCCCGGAGCCGAGCTGCACCAGTGGTACAACGACCGAGCCCGCGAGATCGGTGTCTCGCTCTACGGCCGCAAGCTGTGGGAAGTGATGAGCGCGCACTGGCCGACCGCCGACCAGCAGCCGGACGCCGACCCCATCGAGGTGGAGTTCGCCCGCATCTGGCAGGCGACGCCGAAGGTGGTGTTCTCCTCGACGCTCGACGAGGTCAGCGGAAACGCACGCCTCTTCGCTGGTGACGCCGTCGCCGAGATCGCCCGGCTGAAGGCCGACGACGGTGCTCCGATGGAGATCGGCGGTGCCACCCTCGCCGGCGCGGCGATGCGCGCCGGCCTGATCGACGACTACCAGGTGGTCACGCACCCGGTGCTGGTCGGAGGCGGCACGCCGTTCTTCAGCGCGCTGGACTCCTGGGTGAACCTGCGGCTCGTGGAGACCAGGACGTTCCCGGACGGCGTGGTCCTGTCCCACTACGAATCACGACGCTGA
- a CDS encoding M20/M25/M40 family metallo-hydrolase translates to MSDPTSDPSLQAASDPRHDPAAEVVELCRDLIRIDTSNYGEEEGPGERKAAELVASLLDEVGIESRLHESEPGRTSLIATWGGTGAARPDQGALLLHGHLDVVPAAAEDWQVDPFSGEIRDGYVWGRGAVDMKDFDAMLLSVVRARARAGRVPDRPVVLCFTADEEAGGHKGAEHLLGVAREELEQCTEAVGEVGGFSTTVRGRRMYLIEAAEKGMAWMKLTARGRAGHGSMINRDNAVTELAAAVARIGAHDWPVRLTPTMKTLLAAVAELAGTEATPENAEALVEEFGGAARMLGAVLRNTTNPTMLGAGYKVNVIPTEASAHVDGRFLPGFEDEFFATLAELCGDRIDIDYVSKQQPWETPYDGDLVDAMSRSILAEDPDAIVAPYLMSGGTDAKHFNKLGMRSYGFAPLRLPSDLDFTALFHGVDERVPVDALEFGARVFDRFLDDI, encoded by the coding sequence ATGTCCGACCCCACGTCCGACCCCAGCCTGCAGGCCGCTTCCGACCCGCGTCACGACCCCGCCGCCGAGGTCGTCGAGCTGTGCCGTGACCTGATCCGGATCGACACCTCCAACTACGGCGAGGAGGAGGGTCCGGGGGAGCGGAAGGCCGCCGAGCTGGTGGCCTCGCTGCTCGACGAGGTCGGCATCGAGAGCCGCCTCCACGAGTCCGAGCCCGGCCGTACGTCGCTCATCGCGACCTGGGGCGGCACCGGCGCGGCCCGGCCCGACCAGGGCGCCCTGCTGCTGCACGGCCACCTCGACGTGGTGCCCGCGGCCGCCGAGGACTGGCAGGTCGACCCGTTCTCCGGCGAGATCCGCGACGGCTACGTCTGGGGCCGGGGCGCGGTGGACATGAAGGACTTCGACGCGATGCTGCTCTCGGTCGTGCGGGCGCGCGCCCGGGCCGGCCGGGTCCCGGACCGTCCGGTGGTCCTCTGCTTCACCGCCGACGAGGAGGCGGGCGGCCACAAGGGCGCCGAGCACCTGCTGGGCGTGGCACGTGAGGAGCTCGAGCAGTGCACCGAGGCGGTCGGCGAGGTGGGCGGCTTCAGCACCACCGTGCGCGGTCGCCGGATGTACCTCATCGAGGCCGCCGAGAAGGGCATGGCCTGGATGAAGCTGACCGCACGGGGCCGGGCCGGTCACGGCTCCATGATCAACCGGGACAACGCCGTCACCGAGCTCGCCGCCGCCGTCGCGCGCATCGGCGCCCACGACTGGCCGGTCCGCCTCACGCCCACGATGAAGACCCTGCTGGCCGCCGTCGCCGAGCTCGCCGGCACCGAGGCCACGCCGGAGAACGCCGAGGCCCTGGTCGAGGAGTTCGGGGGAGCGGCCCGGATGCTCGGCGCGGTGCTGCGCAACACCACCAACCCGACCATGCTCGGCGCCGGCTACAAGGTGAACGTCATCCCGACCGAGGCGTCCGCCCACGTCGACGGCCGCTTCCTGCCGGGGTTCGAGGACGAGTTCTTCGCGACCCTGGCCGAGCTGTGCGGCGACCGCATCGACATCGACTACGTCTCCAAGCAGCAGCCGTGGGAGACGCCGTACGACGGCGACCTGGTCGACGCGATGAGCCGCTCGATCCTCGCCGAGGACCCCGACGCGATCGTGGCGCCGTACCTCATGAGCGGCGGCACCGACGCCAAGCACTTCAACAAGCTCGGGATGCGTTCCTACGGCTTCGCGCCGCTGCGGCTGCCGTCCGACCTGGACTTCACCGCGCTGTTCCACGGGGTCGACGAGCGGGTGCCGGTCGACGCGCTGGAGTTCGGGGCCCGGGTCTTCGACCGGTTCCTCGACGACATCTGA
- a CDS encoding Cj0069 family protein yields the protein MVDADEVARVAVLFRAPGPERALHPRLTPMAEALREHGLHVVPVPYAEGREAGTAAALDGVDGVLVWADPLSDDGDRHGLDELLRGVAAAGVWVSAHPDTVDRLGTKEVLVATRQMSWGSDAHLYRSVEQLHAEFPHRLAADGVRVLKATRGNGGRTVWKVRLPDGPTATTPGPAQLVAVQHARIRDGSSVTMPLTRLVDTCAGAFDAWGGAGALVDQEFVSGVTSGIVRCYLVGGQVVGFARQYPSGAVPDGPLRVVPGTGPSAHEVMGLPSPKTMYPPEEPAFATLRHRLETEWVPSTLREVGLRAGDLPALWDIDLLIADSVHGEDEPRFVLCEINASSVIPFPPGAPAQVATHVAEQLTGPAPPPEASPIAY from the coding sequence GTGGTCGACGCCGACGAGGTCGCACGGGTCGCGGTGCTGTTCCGGGCCCCCGGGCCGGAACGTGCCCTGCACCCGCGGCTGACGCCCATGGCTGAAGCGCTCCGCGAGCACGGCCTCCACGTGGTTCCGGTGCCCTACGCCGAGGGTCGGGAGGCCGGGACGGCAGCGGCACTCGACGGTGTCGACGGCGTGCTGGTGTGGGCGGACCCGCTCAGCGACGACGGTGACCGGCACGGCCTGGACGAGCTGCTGCGCGGGGTCGCCGCGGCTGGGGTGTGGGTGAGCGCTCACCCGGACACGGTCGACCGGCTGGGCACCAAGGAGGTGCTGGTGGCGACCCGGCAGATGTCGTGGGGCAGCGACGCCCACCTGTACCGGAGCGTCGAGCAGCTCCACGCCGAGTTTCCGCATCGGCTCGCCGCCGACGGGGTCCGGGTCCTGAAGGCGACCCGCGGCAACGGCGGGCGGACGGTGTGGAAGGTGAGGCTGCCCGATGGCCCGACGGCGACGACACCCGGTCCGGCACAACTCGTGGCGGTCCAGCATGCGCGGATCCGGGACGGGTCGAGCGTGACCATGCCGTTGACCCGGCTCGTCGACACCTGTGCTGGCGCGTTCGACGCCTGGGGCGGAGCGGGCGCACTGGTCGACCAGGAGTTCGTCAGTGGCGTCACGAGCGGCATCGTCCGCTGCTACCTCGTGGGTGGGCAGGTGGTCGGGTTCGCCCGCCAGTACCCCAGCGGGGCCGTCCCGGACGGTCCGCTCCGGGTCGTCCCGGGCACAGGCCCGTCGGCGCACGAGGTGATGGGGCTTCCGTCACCCAAGACGATGTACCCGCCCGAGGAGCCCGCCTTCGCGACGCTGCGTCACCGTCTGGAGACGGAGTGGGTGCCCAGCACGCTCCGGGAGGTAGGGCTCCGGGCCGGCGACCTGCCGGCGCTGTGGGACATCGACCTGCTGATCGCCGACTCCGTCCACGGCGAGGACGAACCACGGTTCGTGCTGTGCGAGATCAACGCCAGCAGCGTCATCCCGTTCCCGCCGGGGGCGCCGGCGCAGGTCGCGACGCACGTGGCGGAACAACTGACGGGACCCGCGCCCCCTCCGGAGGCCTCGCCCATCGCGTACTGA
- a CDS encoding aldo/keto reductase: MQQRSVGATGLKVSRLGLGTMTWGRDTDEHEARDQLIAFAEAGGTLLDTAAGYGNGASEELIGTLIGDVVARDEIVLATKAGISSARGSRQYNTSRGHLLASLDASLKRLDVEHVDLWQVHIWSDETPLEETLSAFDIAVSSGRASYVGVSNYTGWQTAQAATWQRAVPGRAVLASTQVEYSLLNRAVEHEVIPAAEALGLGVLPWSPLGRGVLTGKYRSGTPADSRAASSHFANFVSAYFGDRSAQIVEAVARAAEGLGWSSLEVALAWVRDRPGVTAPIVGARTANQLRGALGVEELTLPAEIVEALDDVSGD, encoded by the coding sequence ATGCAGCAGCGGTCTGTCGGCGCCACCGGCCTCAAGGTGTCCCGGCTGGGTCTCGGGACGATGACGTGGGGTCGGGACACCGACGAACACGAGGCCCGTGACCAGCTCATCGCGTTCGCCGAGGCCGGCGGCACCCTCCTCGACACGGCGGCCGGCTACGGCAACGGCGCGTCCGAGGAGCTGATCGGCACGCTGATCGGCGACGTGGTCGCCCGCGACGAGATCGTGCTGGCCACCAAGGCCGGCATCAGCTCGGCCCGCGGGTCGCGGCAGTACAACACCTCGCGCGGCCACCTCCTCGCCTCGCTGGACGCGTCCCTGAAGCGGCTCGACGTCGAGCACGTCGACCTGTGGCAGGTCCACATCTGGTCCGACGAGACGCCCCTGGAGGAGACGCTGTCGGCCTTCGACATCGCGGTCTCGTCCGGCAGGGCGTCGTACGTCGGGGTGTCGAACTACACCGGCTGGCAGACCGCGCAGGCCGCCACCTGGCAGCGCGCCGTCCCCGGCCGGGCGGTGCTGGCCTCCACCCAGGTGGAGTACTCCCTGCTCAACCGGGCCGTCGAGCACGAGGTCATCCCGGCCGCCGAGGCGCTCGGCCTGGGCGTGCTGCCCTGGTCGCCGCTGGGCCGCGGCGTGCTGACCGGCAAGTACCGCTCGGGCACGCCCGCCGACTCCCGCGCCGCCTCCTCGCACTTCGCCAACTTCGTCAGCGCCTACTTCGGGGACCGGTCCGCGCAGATCGTCGAGGCCGTGGCCCGCGCGGCCGAGGGGCTGGGCTGGAGCTCGCTCGAGGTCGCCCTCGCCTGGGTGCGCGACCGGCCCGGCGTGACCGCCCCGATCGTCGGCGCCCGCACCGCCAACCAGCTTCGCGGTGCCCTCGGGGTCGAGGAGCTGACCCTGCCCGCCGAGATCGTCGAGGCCCTCGACGACGTCTCCGGGGACTGA
- a CDS encoding undecaprenyl-diphosphate phosphatase gives MDYFDAIILGIVEGLTEFLPVSSTGHLTIVEKMLGLDLEDPAVTGFTAVIQMGAIAAVILFFFKDIWKIVRAWTLGLVKPEYRGQLDHRMGWYVIVGTIPVGIAGLLLKDVIKNDLRSLWVVATGLLVWSAVMVVAERLGRQTRTERELGLVDSIVVGITQIAALVPGVSRSGATISAGLLRGLDRVTATRLSFFLSIPALLAAGLFELKDALGGDIGVGETVVGTVVSFVVAYAAIAWLLRFVAHHSIVWFVPYRVVLALVLIGLLATNTMSAT, from the coding sequence ATGGACTACTTCGACGCCATCATCCTCGGGATCGTGGAGGGGCTCACCGAGTTCCTGCCGGTCTCCAGCACCGGCCACCTCACGATCGTGGAGAAGATGCTGGGCCTCGACCTCGAGGACCCCGCCGTCACCGGCTTCACCGCCGTCATCCAGATGGGCGCCATCGCCGCGGTGATCCTCTTCTTCTTCAAGGACATCTGGAAGATCGTCCGGGCCTGGACCCTCGGCCTGGTCAAGCCGGAGTACCGCGGCCAGCTGGACCACCGGATGGGCTGGTACGTCATCGTCGGCACCATCCCGGTCGGCATCGCCGGGCTGCTGCTCAAGGACGTCATCAAGAACGACCTGCGCTCGCTGTGGGTCGTCGCGACCGGCCTGCTCGTGTGGAGCGCCGTGATGGTCGTCGCCGAGCGCCTCGGCCGGCAGACCCGCACCGAGCGCGAGCTCGGCCTCGTCGACTCCATCGTCGTCGGCATCACCCAGATCGCCGCGCTCGTGCCGGGCGTCTCCCGCTCCGGCGCCACCATCTCCGCCGGCCTGCTCCGCGGCCTGGACCGCGTCACCGCCACCCGGCTCAGCTTCTTCCTGTCCATCCCGGCCCTGCTCGCTGCGGGACTCTTCGAGCTCAAGGACGCCCTGGGTGGCGACATCGGGGTGGGGGAGACGGTCGTGGGCACCGTCGTCTCCTTCGTCGTCGCGTACGCCGCGATCGCATGGTTGCTGCGCTTCGTCGCGCACCACTCGATCGTGTGGTTCGTGCCCTACCGCGTCGTCCTCGCGCTGGTGCTCATCGGCCTGCTGGCCACCAACACGATGAGCGCGACCTGA
- a CDS encoding SigE family RNA polymerase sigma factor, whose product MTGYVDFEAFVVARRGALLRTAYLLTGDHDDAEDLVQTTLIKVVPRWSRLGDRPEPYVRKVLARESVNRWRRRRWRETSTQEVPDVPQHEGPDTADRLALLEDLRRLSPRQRAVLVLRYFDDLSEADTAAALGISVGTVKSHTRDALAHLRSQQSDEKPSTATT is encoded by the coding sequence ATGACCGGGTACGTCGACTTCGAGGCGTTCGTGGTCGCCCGCAGGGGCGCGCTGCTGCGCACCGCCTACCTGCTCACCGGTGACCACGACGACGCCGAGGACCTCGTGCAGACGACCCTCATCAAGGTCGTCCCGAGGTGGAGCCGCCTCGGCGACCGCCCCGAGCCCTACGTCCGCAAGGTCCTCGCCCGCGAGTCGGTCAACCGGTGGCGACGTCGCCGCTGGCGCGAGACGAGCACGCAGGAGGTCCCGGACGTGCCGCAGCACGAGGGCCCCGACACCGCGGATCGCCTGGCGTTGCTCGAGGATCTCCGCAGGTTGTCGCCGCGACAGCGCGCCGTCCTGGTCCTGCGCTACTTCGACGACCTCTCCGAGGCCGACACCGCCGCAGCCCTCGGCATCTCGGTGGGCACGGTCAAGTCCCACACGCGCGACGCGCTGGCCCACCTCCGCAGCCAGCAGTCGGACGAGAAGCCCTCCACGGCCACGACCTGA
- a CDS encoding GNAT family N-acetyltransferase, with translation MSDYTIKALTPETFDDFAALVERNKGMFASCWCTWFHPACAEKGQTAEGNRALKQRLVADGIAHAALVYDGDQAVAWAEYGSPDELPNIHHRKEYDATAERLPDYRVTCILVERGHRGQGLAAVALRGAVELIAQAGGGRVEGYPHDTAGVRKKNSSFLYNATRAMYEREGFTYDRPKGQGNCVMVREVAASTSVP, from the coding sequence GTGTCCGACTACACGATCAAGGCACTCACGCCCGAGACGTTCGACGACTTCGCCGCGCTCGTCGAGCGGAACAAGGGGATGTTCGCGAGCTGCTGGTGCACGTGGTTCCACCCGGCGTGTGCGGAGAAGGGCCAGACCGCTGAGGGCAACCGGGCGCTCAAGCAACGCCTCGTGGCCGACGGGATCGCGCACGCGGCGCTGGTCTACGACGGCGACCAGGCCGTCGCCTGGGCGGAGTACGGCTCCCCCGACGAGCTGCCCAACATCCACCACCGCAAGGAGTACGACGCCACCGCCGAGCGACTGCCCGACTACCGCGTCACCTGCATCCTGGTCGAGCGCGGCCACCGCGGTCAGGGCCTGGCGGCGGTCGCCCTGCGCGGAGCCGTCGAGCTGATCGCGCAGGCCGGCGGCGGCCGCGTCGAGGGCTACCCGCACGACACCGCCGGGGTCCGGAAGAAGAACTCGTCGTTCCTCTACAACGCCACCCGCGCGATGTACGAGCGCGAGGGGTTCACCTACGACCGGCCCAAGGGCCAGGGCAACTGCGTGATGGTGCGCGAGGTGGCCGCCAGCACGAGCGTCCCGTGA